The sequence below is a genomic window from Gemmatimonadota bacterium.
CGACAGGGCGGGAGCACGTCCAACCGCTCGTGCTCCCGAACAGGCCGGGCTCCGGGCGCAGGCCGCGCCCGGTATCACCGCGTTACATCGTGTAACGGTACTGCAGGCTCAGCGTCCGGCCGAGCGGCGTGGTCGCTGCCTGGTCGAGGCTGTTGGGGCCCGTGTTGTTGCAGATGCCGGGACCGTTCATGAAGTTGGGGCAGCGGCCCGGAATCGCGCCGCCGCTGATGACGTAGATCTCATCGGTGATGTTGCGCCCGATCAGGTTGAACTGGTGCCGGCCGTCTTCCGAGTACAGGCTGATGGCGGCATCGATCAGCCAGAAGCTGTCCTGCATGAACGGGTCGAGGGTCGCCGACCAGGCGTAGTCGCCCGTGTAGCGGAAGTCGGCCGACAGGTCGAGACGCCAGCCGGCGCCCACCGGCATGTCGTAAGACCCGCCGATGAAGCCCGTGAAATCCGCGCTGCCGGAACCGTCCTCACCCTTGAGGTTTTCACCCGTCGCATTGATGAAGTCTTCCGAGTAGGTGGTATCCGTCCAGGCCCAGGCACTGCGGATGGACAGTCCTTCGACGTCGGTGTTCCAGAGCATGTCGAATTCGACGCCCTGGGTTTCCAGCGCCGAGGCGTTGAAGGTGCTGAACTGGATGATCGTCGAGTCGAATAGCTGCACCTGCAGGTCGGAGTACTCGTAGGTGAACGCCGTTGCATTGAATCGCATGGCGCCGTCCAGGAAGCGCCCCTTCAGGCCGGCCTCGAAGCCCTCCGCTTCTTCCGATTCATAGATCAGGAAATGGGGGAAGGCCGGGTTGGTGGGCTGCAGCGCCGCCGTGGGCAGGGCGCTGTTGTCGATGCCGCCGGACTTGAAGCCCTGCTTGTAGGCCAGATAGACGCTGACATCGTCGTTCACGTAGTAATTGACGGCGACTTCGGGAGACAGGTTGTCGTCCTTGAACTCCAGGCCCTCGTCGATGAGCGGAGGGGCGCCGAAGCCGAACAGCAGGGCCGCGGCATGGAGGTAGGGAATCTCGATTCTGCCGTCCTTGTCCTCCTCGGTGTAGCGGAGGCCGGCGGTGATTTCCGTGCGCTCGTTGAGGTCCCAGTACACGGCAAGGAATGCCGAGATGACTTCCGTATCCAGGAAGTGGTGCTTGTTATAGTCGTACTGGTTTCCCGTGGCCGGGTCCGGACCGATGATGGTCGCGGTGGGGTCGCCGCCGACCAGGGCGTACGCGGGACCGAAGATGTTCGGCAGTATCGGTGCGTTGAACGCGTACTGGTAGGCATCGAATTCCTGCTCGATGTCCTGGTAGAAGAAACCGGCCTGGAAGTTGATCGGACCGTCGAGGTGGCTCGCCAGGCGCAGTTCTTCGGTGATGCTCTTGTAGATGTTGTTGTGCAGGCCGCCGAATACCCCTGCGCCGTAGCTGTAGTCGTCCAGTTCCCAGTGCTTGAGGTCGACCCAGCCCGTGATGGACGTGACGGTAAACAGTTCCGAGACATCCCAGTCCATGCGCAACGAGAGGAAGTGAGTGTCCTGGCGGAGCCCGGGTTCTCCGTCATCGAATCCCTCCGGCAGCCCGGCGCGCAGGCCGGGGTTGAGATGCAGCTTGGAGGTATTGCCGTTGATCTTGCAGTCGTCCACGCCGAAATACAGGCCGAATGTGGCATTGGCGGAGGGTATGCTGGTGGGCTGATGGCGCCCCTCGGGGCAGACTTCTTCCGCCCACGCGGTGCCTGCACCGTCGTTGTTGTATTCGGAGTAACTGTACTTCACCTTGGCCTGGAAGTTGTCGGCCGGGTTCCAGGCCAGTGTGAGGCGGGTGTTGATCGAGTCGTCCCCGTACCAGCGGTCGGCGCCGTTGACGGGTACGTTGACGGTATCGTGGTCTGCGGAATAGTTGTAGAAGAGTTCGTCGTTCTGGGTAAAGCCGACCGCGAGCCTGGCGCCGAGCGTATCGCTCAACGGGCCGGAGACGATGAACTCGCCG
It includes:
- a CDS encoding TonB-dependent receptor, producing the protein DRYNITNLVDAAKMVPNMVVSHGGSGNGSNLRLRGIGSSSISAAFDHSVAINLDGVVVNRGRFIHNAYMDMGQLEVLKGPQSLYFGKSATAGVISITTNDPGEEFEMEVSGGYEVEYQGYFGEFIVSGPLSDTLGARLAVGFTQNDELFYNYSADHDTVNVPVNGADRWYGDDSINTRLTLAWNPADNFQAKVKYSYSEYNNDGAGTAWAEEVCPEGRHQPTSIPSANATFGLYFGVDDCKINGNTSKLHLNPGLRAGLPEGFDDGEPGLRQDTHFLSLRMDWDVSELFTVTSITGWVDLKHWELDDYSYGAGVFGGLHNNIYKSITEELRLASHLDGPINFQAGFFYQDIEQEFDAYQYAFNAPILPNIFGPAYALVGGDPTATIIGPDPATGNQYDYNKHHFLDTEVISAFLAVYWDLNERTEITAGLRYTEEDKDGRIEIPYLHAAALLFGFGAPPLIDEGLEFKDDNLSPEVAVNYYVNDDVSVYLAYKQGFKSGGIDNSALPTAALQPTNPAFPHFLIYESEEAEGFEAGLKGRFLDGAMRFNATAFTYEYSDLQVQLFDSTIIQFSTFNASALETQGVEFDMLWNTDVEGLSIRSAWAWTDTTYSEDFINATGENLKGEDGSGSADFTGFIGGSYDMPVGAGWRLDLSADFRYTGDYAWSATLDPFMQDSFWLIDAAISLYSEDGRHQFNLIGRNITDEIYVISGGAIPGRCPNFMNGPGICNNTGPNSLDQAATTPLGRTLSLQYRYTM